A stretch of Arthrobacter sp. NEB 688 DNA encodes these proteins:
- a CDS encoding Gfo/Idh/MocA family oxidoreductase: protein MSPSTVRVGVLGVGLMGTDHAERLAARVAGAGLAAVADPDHARARELAGRLGAVAHEDPLDLVDDDGVDAVVVASPGFVHEEQVLACLAAGKPVLCEKPLTMDDASSLRLVEAEAALGRRLVTVGFMRRFDPEYAQVRSLLADGERGRLLVLHNVHRNRSVPNADFRSEMIVRDSLVHEVDSSRFLFDDEIVEVTVLAPAPTSHAAQGVLDPQVALFRMAGGGLVTNEVFVNSQVGYEVRFEAVAERGSLTAGLHSTALLGTSTAGGSGAWGGVVPADYRTRFARAYDLEVQAWVDAIRSGSGAVGASAWDGYAATAVSTAGMASLASGAPVAVTLADRPALYATAADPVAVP, encoded by the coding sequence ATGAGCCCGTCCACCGTCCGCGTCGGGGTGCTCGGCGTCGGCCTCATGGGCACCGACCACGCCGAGCGGCTCGCCGCCCGCGTCGCCGGGGCCGGCCTGGCCGCCGTCGCCGACCCCGACCACGCGCGCGCTCGCGAGCTCGCCGGCCGTCTCGGCGCCGTCGCGCACGAGGACCCCCTCGACCTCGTCGACGACGACGGCGTCGACGCCGTCGTCGTCGCCTCGCCCGGCTTCGTCCACGAGGAGCAGGTGCTCGCCTGCCTCGCGGCCGGGAAGCCCGTCCTCTGCGAGAAGCCGCTGACGATGGACGACGCGTCCTCGCTGCGGCTCGTCGAGGCCGAGGCGGCGCTCGGGCGGCGCCTGGTCACGGTCGGGTTCATGCGGCGCTTCGACCCCGAGTACGCCCAGGTGCGCTCGCTCCTCGCCGACGGCGAGCGCGGCCGTCTGCTGGTCCTGCACAACGTGCACCGCAACCGGTCGGTCCCCAACGCCGACTTCCGCTCCGAGATGATCGTGCGCGACAGCCTCGTCCACGAGGTCGACTCCTCGCGCTTCCTCTTCGACGACGAGATCGTCGAGGTCACCGTCCTCGCGCCCGCCCCGACCTCGCACGCGGCCCAGGGCGTGCTGGACCCCCAGGTCGCCCTCTTCCGGATGGCCGGCGGCGGCCTCGTGACCAACGAGGTCTTCGTCAACAGCCAGGTCGGCTACGAGGTCCGCTTCGAGGCCGTGGCCGAGCGTGGCTCGCTGACCGCCGGCCTGCACTCGACCGCGCTGCTCGGCACGAGCACGGCCGGGGGCTCCGGGGCGTGGGGCGGGGTCGTCCCCGCCGACTACCGGACCCGCTTCGCCCGCGCCTACGACCTCGAGGTCCAGGCCTGGGTCGACGCCATCCGCTCCGGCAGCGGCGCGGTCGGCGCCTCGGCGTGGGACGGCTACGCCGCGACCGCCGTCAGCACGGCCGGGATGGCCTCGCTCGCGTCCGGTGCGCCGGTCGCCGTCACGCTGGCCGACCGGCCGGCGCTCTACGCCACGGCTGCTGATCCCGTCGCCGTTCCGTGA
- the iolD gene encoding 3D-(3,5/4)-trihydroxycyclohexane-1,2-dione acylhydrolase (decyclizing), protein MTAPDTVRLTVAQAVVRFLAQQWTERDGERQRLFAGCLGIFGHGNVAGVGQALLEDELRAAEAGEEPGLRYVLGRNEQAMVHTAVGYAKHRDRLSTWAVTASVGPGSTNMLTGAALATINRIPVLLLPSGTFATRVAAPVLQELELPYAGDVSVNDAFRPLSRFYDQVDRPEQLPAALLGACRVLTDPAETGAATISLPQDVQAEAFDWPVELFAERVWHVARPPAEPSRVADVADALRSAQRPLVVAGGGVHYSGAEDALAAFAEATGVPVAETQAGKGALPHGHPQLAGAVGSTGTTAANALAAQADLVIGVGTRWSDFTTASRTAFGRTGVRFVSLNVAAFDAGKHSGIPLVADARSGLEALTEAVAGHRVDDAYADEVADLWRAWDAQVEATYDPPAEVTDALAPGLLTQGQVLGVVNEQTDPRDVVLCAAGSMPGDLHKLWRVRDRKGYHVEYGYSCMGYEIPGALGVALADDTRDVVAMVGDGGYLMMPTELVVAVQERVKLVVVLVQNHGFHSIGSLSEGLGSQRFGTAYEYRGADGRLDGGHLPVDLAANARSLGAHVIEVHSRDELVAALAEAKAAPRDGGPVVIHVETDPRVHSPSSESWWDVPVAQVSSLASTQGASTAYREAKAAQRHHLAPTLPKETAR, encoded by the coding sequence ATGACCGCGCCCGACACCGTCCGCCTCACCGTCGCCCAGGCGGTCGTGCGCTTTCTCGCGCAGCAGTGGACCGAGCGCGACGGCGAGCGTCAGCGCCTCTTCGCCGGGTGCCTCGGCATCTTCGGCCACGGCAACGTCGCCGGCGTCGGGCAGGCCCTGCTCGAGGACGAGCTGCGTGCGGCGGAGGCCGGCGAGGAGCCGGGCCTGCGCTACGTCCTCGGCCGCAACGAGCAGGCGATGGTCCACACGGCCGTCGGCTACGCCAAGCACCGCGACCGGCTCTCGACGTGGGCGGTCACCGCCTCGGTCGGCCCCGGCTCGACGAACATGCTGACCGGCGCCGCGCTCGCGACCATCAACCGCATCCCGGTCCTGCTCCTGCCCTCGGGCACCTTCGCGACCCGCGTCGCGGCGCCGGTGCTCCAGGAGCTCGAGCTGCCCTACGCCGGTGACGTGAGCGTCAACGACGCCTTCCGCCCGCTGTCGCGCTTCTACGACCAGGTCGACCGGCCCGAGCAGCTCCCGGCCGCTCTGCTCGGCGCCTGCCGCGTGCTGACCGACCCTGCCGAGACGGGCGCCGCGACCATCTCGCTGCCCCAGGACGTGCAGGCCGAGGCCTTCGACTGGCCCGTCGAGCTCTTCGCGGAGCGCGTCTGGCACGTCGCCCGGCCGCCGGCCGAGCCCTCCCGGGTCGCCGACGTCGCCGACGCCCTGCGCTCGGCGCAGCGGCCGCTCGTCGTCGCCGGTGGCGGTGTGCACTACTCCGGCGCCGAGGACGCGCTCGCCGCGTTCGCCGAGGCCACCGGCGTGCCGGTCGCCGAGACGCAGGCCGGCAAGGGCGCACTGCCGCACGGCCATCCGCAGCTGGCCGGAGCCGTCGGCTCGACCGGCACGACCGCCGCCAACGCGCTCGCCGCCCAGGCCGACCTCGTCATCGGCGTCGGCACCCGCTGGTCGGACTTCACGACCGCCTCGCGGACCGCGTTCGGCCGCACCGGTGTCCGGTTCGTCAGCCTCAACGTCGCCGCGTTCGACGCGGGCAAGCACAGCGGCATCCCGCTCGTCGCCGACGCCCGCTCCGGGCTCGAGGCGCTGACCGAGGCCGTCGCCGGGCACCGGGTCGACGACGCCTACGCCGACGAGGTGGCCGACCTCTGGCGCGCCTGGGACGCGCAGGTCGAGGCGACCTACGACCCGCCCGCCGAGGTCACCGACGCGCTCGCGCCGGGGCTGCTCACCCAGGGCCAGGTGCTCGGGGTCGTCAACGAGCAGACCGACCCGCGTGACGTCGTCCTCTGCGCGGCCGGCTCGATGCCCGGCGACCTGCACAAGCTGTGGCGGGTGCGCGACCGCAAGGGGTACCACGTCGAGTACGGCTACTCCTGCATGGGCTACGAGATCCCCGGCGCCCTCGGGGTGGCGCTCGCCGACGACACCCGCGACGTCGTCGCGATGGTCGGCGACGGCGGCTACCTCATGATGCCCACCGAGCTCGTCGTCGCCGTCCAGGAGCGGGTCAAGCTCGTCGTCGTCCTCGTGCAGAACCACGGCTTCCACTCGATCGGGTCGCTGTCGGAGGGCCTGGGCTCGCAGCGCTTCGGGACCGCGTACGAGTACCGCGGCGCCGACGGCCGGCTCGACGGCGGCCACCTGCCCGTCGACCTCGCGGCCAACGCCCGCAGCCTCGGCGCGCACGTCATCGAGGTGCACTCGCGTGACGAGCTCGTCGCGGCCCTGGCCGAGGCCAAGGCCGCTCCGCGCGACGGCGGCCCGGTCGTCATCCACGTCGAGACCGACCCGCGTGTCCACTCCCCGTCGAGCGAGTCGTGGTGGGACGTCCCCGTCGCGCAGGTCTCGTCCCTCGCGTCCACCCAGGGCGCCTCCACCGCGTACCGCGAGGCCAAGGCCGCGCAGCGCCACCACCTCGCCCCGACCCTCCCGAAGGAGACCGCCCGATGA
- the iolB gene encoding 5-deoxy-glucuronate isomerase, whose product MSTGRDNEAYVRPLGSAVDGAFGVAVTPSSSSPVPGWRHTTLRVATLDGGTVEHDAGEEETLVVPLVGSVRVEVTEADGTTHTAELAGRASVFEGPTDVVYAGRGSRLRVTGTADGPARVALCGAPATKADAPKPFRHLAATDVPVELRGAGRVSREVRNMGLPDVLDADSFLVCEVITPAGNWSSWPPHKHDVERPGEETELEEVYYVETRSTDPRGTDPVGYLRVYGSSEARPLDVVAEVRTGDVVLVPHGWHGPAIAAPDADLYYLNVMAGPGPERAWRICDDPAHAWVRESWPDEPFDPRLPLGGTE is encoded by the coding sequence ATGAGCACCGGCCGCGACAACGAGGCGTACGTCCGCCCGCTGGGCAGCGCCGTCGACGGCGCGTTCGGGGTGGCCGTCACCCCGTCCTCGTCGAGCCCCGTCCCGGGCTGGCGGCACACCACGCTGCGCGTCGCCACGCTCGACGGCGGCACGGTCGAGCACGACGCCGGCGAGGAGGAGACGCTCGTCGTCCCGCTCGTCGGGTCCGTCCGCGTCGAGGTGACCGAGGCCGACGGCACGACGCACACCGCCGAGCTCGCCGGCCGCGCCTCGGTCTTCGAGGGCCCGACCGACGTCGTCTACGCCGGTCGCGGGTCACGCCTGCGGGTCACCGGCACGGCCGACGGGCCGGCCCGCGTGGCCCTCTGCGGCGCGCCGGCGACGAAGGCCGACGCCCCGAAGCCGTTCCGCCACCTGGCCGCCACCGACGTCCCCGTCGAGCTGCGCGGTGCCGGGCGGGTGAGCCGCGAGGTCCGGAACATGGGCCTGCCCGACGTCCTCGACGCCGACTCCTTCCTCGTCTGCGAGGTGATCACACCCGCCGGCAACTGGTCGAGCTGGCCCCCGCACAAGCACGACGTCGAGCGCCCCGGCGAGGAGACCGAGCTCGAGGAGGTCTACTACGTCGAGACCCGCTCCACCGACCCGCGAGGCACCGACCCCGTCGGCTACCTGCGCGTCTACGGGTCGAGCGAGGCCCGGCCGCTCGACGTCGTCGCCGAGGTCCGCACCGGCGACGTCGTCCTCGTGCCGCACGGCTGGCACGGCCCGGCGATCGCCGCGCCCGACGCCGACCTCTACTACCTCAACGTCATGGCCGGCCCGGGTCCCGAGCGGGCCTGGCGCATCTGCGACGACCCCGCCCACGCCTGGGTGCGGGAGTCCTGGCCCGACGAGCCCTTCGACCCGCGACTTCCCCTGGGAGGCACCGAATGA